Proteins encoded by one window of Candidatus Rokuibacteriota bacterium:
- a CDS encoding DUF302 domain-containing protein, which translates to MRSRLLGPLSCALALIASPMTVALAQDGKVALTSKAPFARVAEALERAVADQRMGLVCHANAQQGAASRGVKIPGNQVFLVFRNDLAVRLINADPRAAFEAPIRIYLYENRDGTATLVYATPSALLKPYVHPEVAKLAAELDPIFEKIAAQALAAR; encoded by the coding sequence GTGCGTAGCCGGCTTCTGGGGCCCCTCAGCTGTGCTCTCGCGCTCATCGCCTCCCCCATGACCGTGGCCCTCGCCCAGGACGGCAAGGTCGCGCTCACCTCGAAGGCACCGTTCGCCCGGGTGGCCGAGGCGCTGGAGCGGGCCGTCGCCGACCAGCGGATGGGCCTGGTCTGTCACGCGAATGCCCAGCAGGGGGCAGCGAGCCGCGGAGTGAAGATTCCGGGGAACCAGGTCTTCCTCGTCTTCCGCAACGACTTGGCCGTCCGCCTGATCAACGCGGACCCGCGGGCTGCCTTCGAGGCGCCGATCCGGATCTATCTCTACGAGAACCGCGACGGCACCGCGACGCTCGTCTACGCCACGCCCTCGGCGCTCCTCAAACCCTATGTCCACCCGGAGGTGGCGAAACTCGCGGCTGAGCTGGATCCGATCTTCGAGAAGATCGCTGCGCAGGCCCTGGCCGCCCGGTGA
- a CDS encoding SUMF1/EgtB/PvdO family nonheme iron enzyme → MISASVLTAWLLAGATCADAERMVAVAAGRSWFGSDRAERRLAYALSSAAVREARWFEAELPRGRQALPAFCIDRFLVTQAQYAAFVAATGYRPPDIQRAEYLRQGFLVHDYDRDWTRYRWRDRKPPEGLEDHPVVLVSAADAEAYCRWRDRALRLPTEAEWEKAARGHEGRIFPWGNRWDPERLNSATRGPGGTTPVARYPAGASPYGLFDAVGNVFQWTASIFADERRVVKACAWDDEPGLCRPAFRHGRPPESRHILIGFRCAGPAPGP, encoded by the coding sequence GTGATTTCGGCGAGCGTCCTGACCGCATGGCTCCTCGCGGGGGCGACGTGCGCCGACGCGGAACGCATGGTCGCCGTCGCCGCCGGCCGCTCCTGGTTCGGGAGCGACCGCGCCGAGCGTCGCCTGGCCTACGCGCTGTCGAGCGCGGCCGTGCGGGAGGCCCGGTGGTTCGAGGCCGAACTGCCCCGCGGCCGCCAGGCGCTGCCGGCATTCTGCATCGACCGCTTCCTCGTGACCCAGGCCCAGTACGCGGCCTTTGTGGCTGCGACCGGGTACCGGCCTCCGGACATCCAAAGAGCTGAGTACCTGCGCCAGGGGTTCCTGGTCCACGACTACGACCGCGACTGGACACGCTACCGCTGGCGGGACCGGAAGCCGCCCGAGGGCCTGGAGGATCACCCGGTGGTGCTGGTGAGCGCTGCCGACGCGGAAGCGTACTGTCGCTGGCGGGACCGGGCGCTGCGGCTTCCCACGGAGGCCGAGTGGGAAAAGGCGGCCCGCGGGCATGAGGGGCGGATCTTCCCATGGGGCAACCGCTGGGACCCCGAACGGCTGAACAGCGCGACGCGAGGGCCCGGAGGGACCACGCCGGTGGCGCGTTATCCGGCGGGGGCGAGCCCGTATGGTCTGTTCGACGCGGTCGGAAACGTCTTCCAGTGGACGGCCTCGATCTTCGCCGACGAACGGCGCGTCGTGAAGGCCTGCGCGTGGGACGACGAGCCCGGGCTCTGCCGCCCGGCGTTCCGCCATGGGCGGCCGCCGGAGAGTCGTCACATCCTCATCGGGTTTCGATGCGCGGGGCCCGCGCCGGGCCCGTGA
- a CDS encoding glycosyltransferase family 4 protein, giving the protein MPLRVALLTPFDSPSVRGNAITVNRVARGLRERGVELGVWDASVLPDARAEAEVEEYRPALIHAFHAFRVGPLALRIARKLEVPLVVTITGTDGNHDLFDPERAQTVRRVLEGASAVTVFHASMQLKIADALPNLASRTVVVPQSVHLEDGPPYPLSERVGFARGSVVFLFPAGVRMVKNPLFPLAPLDRLVHRFPHLRLVYAGPILNPEEGERLLDALAERRWAAHLGTVPHSQMRSLLEASDVVLNCSLSEGGMANSVLEALVCGRPVLASDIEGNRSLVEDGVTGFLFRDAGEFEAKAVRLLEDPRLRQRLGHAGQARVRALYPPEREAEGYLAQYHQLVPATSWCQQR; this is encoded by the coding sequence ATGCCCCTGCGAGTCGCCCTCCTCACCCCGTTCGACTCTCCCTCCGTCCGCGGCAATGCCATCACTGTCAACCGGGTTGCCCGGGGCCTCCGCGAGCGCGGGGTGGAGTTGGGAGTCTGGGACGCGTCCGTTCTCCCCGACGCCCGCGCCGAGGCCGAGGTGGAGGAGTACCGGCCGGCGCTGATCCACGCCTTCCACGCGTTCCGTGTTGGCCCGCTGGCCCTCCGGATCGCGAGGAAACTGGAGGTGCCGCTCGTCGTCACGATCACCGGCACCGACGGCAACCACGACCTCTTCGATCCCGAGCGGGCTCAGACGGTTCGGCGCGTCCTGGAAGGGGCCTCGGCCGTGACCGTCTTCCACGCGAGCATGCAACTGAAGATCGCCGACGCGCTCCCGAACCTCGCGAGCCGGACGGTGGTGGTTCCCCAGAGCGTCCACCTGGAGGACGGCCCTCCGTACCCCCTTTCTGAGCGTGTCGGATTCGCCCGAGGGTCCGTCGTGTTCCTCTTTCCCGCCGGCGTCCGGATGGTGAAGAACCCGCTCTTCCCGCTCGCGCCCCTCGATCGTCTGGTCCACCGCTTCCCTCATCTCCGCCTGGTCTACGCCGGGCCGATCCTGAACCCGGAGGAAGGCGAGCGGCTGTTGGATGCCCTTGCCGAGCGTCGCTGGGCGGCTCACCTGGGCACGGTGCCCCACAGCCAGATGCGATCGCTTCTCGAGGCATCCGACGTGGTGCTCAACTGCTCCCTCTCGGAAGGAGGCATGGCCAACTCTGTCCTCGAGGCCCTGGTGTGCGGCCGGCCGGTGCTCGCCTCCGACATCGAAGGCAACCGCTCCCTGGTTGAGGACGGCGTGACGGGATTTCTCTTCAGGGACGCCGGGGAGTTCGAGGCGAAGGCGGTCCGGCTCCTCGAAGATCCACGGCTAAGACAACGGCTCGGTCACGCGGGGCAAGCCCGGGTTCGTGCCCTTTACCCGCCCGAGCGGGAGGCGGAGGGGTACCTTGCCCAGTACCACCAGCTGGTGCCAGCAACCAGCTGGTGCCAGCAACGCTGA
- a CDS encoding MoxR family ATPase, which translates to MGTVERVQEFLQAFGALRSEVQKIIVGHDEVITNVLVSLFAGGHVLLEGVPGLGKTLLIKTLAEGLDLSFSRIQFTPDLMPADIIGTNMIVEDTAGRKQFQFQKGPIFAHILLADEVNRATPKTQSALLEGMQEGAATVSGTAHPIPSPFFVLATQNPIEMEGTYPLPEAQLDRFLFKLRVKYPALEELNEIIDRTTQTRTAQIHRVMTGQAVLAYRELVREVPVASHVRELASLIVLATHPQSEAAPEVTRRFVRYGSSPRGAQALILGAKVRALTEGRFNVAVEDLRAMALAALRHRIILNFEGEAEGVDVDDLIGQVLRIAESESLRGKEVFLR; encoded by the coding sequence ATGGGCACTGTGGAGCGAGTCCAGGAATTCCTCCAGGCGTTCGGCGCACTCAGGAGCGAGGTTCAGAAGATCATCGTCGGGCACGACGAGGTGATCACCAACGTCCTCGTCAGCCTGTTCGCCGGCGGGCACGTCCTGCTCGAAGGGGTGCCGGGGCTCGGCAAGACCCTCCTGATCAAGACCCTCGCGGAGGGGCTCGACCTCTCGTTTTCGCGGATTCAGTTCACGCCCGACCTCATGCCCGCCGATATCATCGGGACCAACATGATCGTGGAGGACACGGCCGGGCGGAAGCAGTTCCAGTTCCAGAAGGGGCCGATCTTCGCCCACATCCTCCTCGCCGACGAGGTGAACCGGGCGACGCCCAAGACCCAGTCGGCGCTCCTCGAGGGGATGCAGGAAGGCGCGGCGACGGTCTCGGGAACCGCCCACCCCATCCCGTCGCCCTTTTTCGTCCTCGCCACGCAGAATCCCATCGAGATGGAGGGGACCTATCCGCTCCCCGAGGCCCAACTCGACCGCTTCCTGTTCAAGCTCCGGGTCAAATATCCGGCGCTCGAAGAGCTCAACGAGATCATTGACCGGACCACCCAGACGCGGACCGCCCAGATCCACCGGGTTATGACCGGTCAGGCGGTGCTCGCCTATCGCGAGCTGGTCCGGGAAGTGCCGGTCGCCTCCCACGTTCGCGAGCTGGCCTCCCTGATCGTGCTGGCCACCCATCCGCAGTCGGAAGCCGCCCCGGAGGTCACGCGGCGGTTCGTCCGCTACGGCTCGAGCCCGCGCGGCGCGCAGGCGCTGATTCTCGGCGCCAAGGTGCGCGCACTCACGGAGGGAAGGTTCAACGTGGCGGTAGAAGACCTGCGCGCCATGGCCCTGGCGGCGCTCAGGCACCGCATCATCCTGAACTTCGAGGGGGAGGCTGAGGGCGTGGATGTGGACGACCTGATCGGCCAGGTCCTCCGGATCGCCGAGAGCGAGAGCCTACGCGGCAAGGAGGTCTTCCTCCGGTAA
- a CDS encoding DUF58 domain-containing protein, with protein sequence MGSATRILFSSEFLAQLERLTLASKRTFRGRVKGDRKSPRKGISVEFCDYRPYGVGDDLRYVDWNIYGRLDRLYLKLFVDEEDLCLHLLLDASASMDYGEPSKFDYGTRVAAGLGFVGLVNLERVGAGIVRDRIAQGWSPTRGRNQFLPLAEFLTGLRPGGITGLNDGLVSYALRARDPGLVIVISDLMDPAGYEGGIRALLERRFDVHVIHVLAPVEVDPTFGGDLRLVDAETGEFRELTLDGEALRQYRRRLRQFLDQAEAFCLGNEVSYHRVTTDVPVEEFLLKQLKGVLLA encoded by the coding sequence GTGGGTTCCGCGACTCGGATCCTCTTCTCGAGCGAGTTTCTCGCCCAGCTCGAACGTCTCACGCTGGCCTCCAAGCGGACCTTCAGGGGCCGGGTCAAAGGAGACCGGAAGAGCCCCCGCAAGGGGATCAGCGTCGAGTTCTGCGACTACCGTCCATACGGCGTGGGGGACGACCTCCGCTACGTCGACTGGAACATCTACGGCCGCCTCGACCGCCTCTACCTCAAGCTCTTCGTGGACGAGGAGGATCTGTGCCTGCACCTGCTCCTCGACGCCTCGGCCTCGATGGACTACGGGGAGCCCTCGAAGTTCGATTACGGCACCCGGGTTGCGGCGGGGCTCGGGTTCGTTGGCCTCGTGAACCTGGAACGGGTCGGCGCGGGGATCGTGAGGGACCGAATCGCGCAGGGCTGGTCCCCGACCCGCGGCCGAAACCAGTTCCTCCCGCTCGCCGAGTTTCTGACGGGGCTTCGTCCCGGCGGGATCACCGGGCTCAACGACGGGCTGGTGAGCTACGCCCTGCGAGCCCGGGACCCGGGATTGGTCATCGTGATCTCTGACCTCATGGATCCCGCGGGCTACGAGGGGGGGATCCGGGCGCTGCTCGAGCGCCGCTTCGACGTCCACGTGATCCACGTCCTGGCCCCCGTTGAGGTGGACCCGACGTTCGGCGGCGACCTGCGCCTGGTGGATGCCGAGACCGGGGAGTTTCGCGAGCTGACCCTCGACGGTGAGGCCCTTCGACAGTACCGCAGGCGGCTCCGGCAGTTCCTGGACCAGGCCGAGGCCTTCTGCCTCGGCAACGAGGTCAGCTACCACCGGGTGACCACCGACGTGCCCGTGGAGGAGTTCCTGCTGAAGCAGCTCAAGGGAGTTCTGCTCGCGTGA
- a CDS encoding VWA domain-containing protein, producing MSFLTPLAFLLFSLSVPLVLLYFLKVRRRELRVSSLLLWEVVLRDREASAFFQRLQRDPLLILQLLALAALTVALARPAVTVLGSGEQRVVVVLDTSASMQATDVQPSRFAAAQREALAMVGRLGQAAEVMVLEAGIQPRVVVPFTRERDRVRAAITGLSPRDLPNRLGEAIRTARALTAQDPRSEIHVFTDGAFPASLLAKEVDDPRVHWVGVGRRGRNVGVTSFAVRKTYYGAFDYQAFLSVVNSSSEPLTFSFSLTLDDQPVAEKALTLDPNVRRSVVVPFSHQGGGVVRVRLDVTDDLATDNVAYAVIPAPSQIRVLYVSPGNLFLEKALRVDPQVALEVRTPDVYAGGMEGFDVVVLDTVSPVKLGPGRYVLVNTAPPDVPLEVLGRIEQPVIMDWNRSHPIMRHVDFSKVAIEEALRVRPLTAGKPLVEAVGGPLLYVLEEPQRKAVFVGFDLFRTDFPLRVAFPLILSNSLRWLHPAGLDQSSLQIAAGQPILLPVEHGVTTAVVKTPSGRRVDAEVTRGLVSFSETDRAGVYSVATPKGETRVAVNLMSAEESDLAPRPLPAPRTSGETPTRLVPVQQELWPIFVLLAVALLAAEAALYWRRQSGGRVRASVGVGDRWAFGLRGVLLALLLLSLLRPVLPRWVDRLNVVFLLDVSDSVSLAARETAYRFVSRALSTMHDKDQAGLIVFGQEAVVDQPLRLKPRLERPASQVLGRSTDIAQAIQLALSTVPAGQANRLVLLTDGRQNFGDALAAAQTAKGMGADIYYVPLPLTFPQEVVVESMLLPQEVKYGEPLYAKVVAWSQRDTQGRLSLFRNGEFLGSQVVRLNAGKNVFSYRQTLERSGIHVYQAAIEVEGDTIEENNRAVGTVVVRGRPKVLLAERDVSHAQSLAAALRSQHIDVVVVDAEKIPKDVPDLQRYDGVILSNVSSLKLARRQMESIREYVRDYGGGLIMVGGEESFGLGGYYRTPIEEALPVTMEVKQKIEIPSLAVVLSIDRSGSMAMSTEDKVTKLDVAKEAAHLVVDLLDERNEVGVMSWDTEFLWDAPIQSARNRAGIHHAIATIKAGGGTDGYPALKESSRVLVERDGLLKHVIFLSDGQMTRGDFAGLIRRMAKDKITVSTVAIGKDADVQLMFDIAKWGRGRFYYTEDTHTIPRIFTLETQLVSKASLIEQPFRPAVAGSSHEAIQEVNWRSVPPLGGYVATTLKGTAELLLMTPQEDPLLAVWRYGLGRTAAFTSDAKSKWAVLWLRWQEFNKFWAQLTRWTLRTASRSDTIATVERRHGMGEVSVEAIDARGDFINFLDSQVGVVTPDKQQAVVELEQVAPGRYRGRFAAPHEGVYLVGMVQRRDEQVVGSQLAGLVVPYAQEFRDLGVDESMLRELSEITGGGALSEPKDVFLQARRHSRLTLELWPWLVGAVAVMLLPEIALRRLGPGRLGVLVNRLLGRRAKGGTRSAA from the coding sequence GTGAGCTTCCTCACGCCGCTGGCCTTCCTGCTCTTCTCGCTCTCGGTCCCGCTCGTCCTCCTCTACTTCCTGAAAGTGCGGCGGCGGGAGCTCAGGGTCTCGAGCCTGCTCCTCTGGGAGGTCGTGCTCCGGGACCGGGAGGCCTCCGCCTTCTTCCAGCGCCTCCAGCGCGACCCGCTCCTCATCCTCCAGCTCCTCGCGCTGGCGGCCCTGACGGTCGCGCTGGCCCGCCCCGCCGTCACCGTCCTGGGGTCCGGCGAGCAGCGGGTGGTCGTGGTGCTCGACACCTCGGCCTCCATGCAGGCGACCGACGTCCAGCCGTCGCGCTTCGCCGCCGCCCAGCGGGAGGCCCTGGCGATGGTGGGGCGGCTCGGCCAGGCCGCCGAGGTCATGGTCCTGGAGGCCGGCATCCAGCCGCGGGTCGTCGTCCCCTTCACGCGGGAGCGTGACCGGGTCAGGGCGGCGATCACAGGGCTCTCACCCCGTGATCTCCCAAACCGTCTGGGCGAGGCCATCCGGACCGCGCGGGCGCTGACGGCGCAGGACCCCCGCTCGGAGATCCACGTGTTCACCGACGGAGCTTTCCCGGCGTCACTCCTGGCCAAGGAAGTGGATGACCCGCGGGTGCACTGGGTGGGCGTCGGCCGGCGCGGGCGCAACGTCGGGGTCACGAGCTTTGCCGTGCGGAAGACGTATTACGGGGCCTTCGACTATCAGGCCTTCCTGTCGGTTGTGAACTCCTCCTCGGAGCCGTTGACCTTCAGCTTCTCGCTGACCCTGGACGACCAGCCGGTCGCAGAGAAGGCGCTGACACTCGATCCCAACGTCCGCCGGTCGGTCGTTGTCCCGTTCAGCCATCAGGGTGGCGGTGTGGTGCGGGTCCGCCTGGACGTCACCGACGACCTCGCCACAGACAACGTCGCCTACGCGGTGATCCCGGCGCCGAGTCAGATCCGCGTGCTGTACGTGAGCCCGGGCAACCTCTTCCTGGAAAAGGCGCTCAGGGTCGATCCCCAGGTGGCGCTCGAGGTGCGGACTCCGGATGTGTACGCGGGTGGGATGGAGGGGTTCGACGTTGTGGTGCTGGACACCGTCAGCCCGGTCAAGCTGGGCCCGGGTCGGTACGTGCTTGTGAATACTGCCCCCCCCGACGTGCCGCTGGAGGTGCTGGGGCGCATCGAGCAGCCGGTCATCATGGACTGGAACCGGTCGCACCCGATCATGCGTCACGTGGACTTCTCGAAGGTCGCGATCGAGGAGGCGCTCCGGGTGCGTCCCTTGACGGCCGGCAAGCCGTTGGTGGAGGCGGTCGGCGGGCCGCTGCTCTACGTGCTCGAGGAGCCGCAGCGCAAGGCGGTCTTCGTCGGCTTCGACCTGTTCCGGACCGACTTCCCCCTCCGCGTGGCGTTCCCGCTCATCCTGTCGAACAGCCTCCGCTGGCTCCACCCGGCGGGCCTCGACCAATCGAGCCTCCAGATCGCGGCAGGGCAGCCGATCCTGCTCCCCGTCGAGCACGGGGTGACCACCGCCGTGGTCAAGACGCCGTCGGGGCGGAGGGTGGACGCCGAGGTGACGCGGGGGCTGGTGAGCTTCTCTGAAACCGATCGGGCAGGGGTCTACTCGGTGGCGACGCCGAAGGGCGAGACCCGCGTGGCGGTCAACCTGATGAGCGCGGAGGAGTCTGACCTCGCGCCGCGGCCGCTTCCGGCGCCGCGAACATCGGGGGAGACCCCGACACGCCTCGTGCCGGTCCAGCAGGAGCTCTGGCCGATCTTCGTCCTGCTCGCGGTGGCGCTCCTCGCCGCCGAGGCGGCGCTCTACTGGCGTCGGCAGTCGGGCGGGCGCGTCCGGGCCTCCGTCGGGGTCGGCGACCGCTGGGCTTTCGGGCTGCGCGGCGTGCTCCTCGCGCTGCTCCTGCTCTCGCTCCTTCGTCCGGTCCTCCCGCGCTGGGTGGACCGCCTCAACGTGGTCTTCCTGCTCGACGTCTCCGACAGCGTGAGCCTCGCGGCCCGGGAGACCGCGTACCGCTTCGTGTCCCGGGCTCTCTCAACCATGCACGACAAAGACCAGGCGGGTCTCATCGTCTTCGGCCAGGAGGCGGTGGTGGACCAGCCGCTCAGGCTCAAGCCGAGGCTCGAGCGGCCGGCGTCGCAGGTTCTGGGCCGCAGCACCGACATCGCCCAGGCGATCCAGCTCGCGCTCTCTACCGTTCCCGCCGGCCAGGCGAACCGGCTGGTCCTCCTGACCGATGGCCGCCAGAACTTCGGCGACGCCTTGGCTGCGGCACAGACCGCGAAGGGGATGGGCGCGGACATCTACTATGTCCCGCTCCCGCTGACCTTCCCGCAGGAGGTCGTGGTCGAATCCATGCTCCTGCCGCAGGAGGTGAAGTACGGTGAGCCGTTGTACGCGAAGGTGGTGGCCTGGAGCCAGCGCGACACGCAGGGACGCCTTTCCCTCTTCCGCAACGGCGAGTTCCTGGGATCCCAGGTGGTCCGGCTGAACGCCGGGAAGAACGTCTTCAGTTACCGCCAGACGCTCGAGCGGAGCGGCATCCACGTCTACCAGGCGGCCATCGAGGTCGAGGGCGACACCATCGAGGAGAACAACCGGGCCGTCGGGACCGTGGTCGTCCGGGGCCGGCCCAAGGTGCTCCTCGCCGAGCGCGACGTCAGCCACGCGCAGTCCCTCGCCGCGGCCCTGCGCTCGCAGCACATCGACGTGGTGGTTGTCGACGCGGAAAAGATTCCGAAGGACGTGCCGGACTTGCAGAGGTACGATGGGGTCATTCTCTCGAACGTCTCCTCGCTGAAGCTCGCCAGGCGGCAGATGGAGTCGATCCGCGAGTACGTGCGGGACTACGGGGGCGGCCTCATCATGGTGGGGGGCGAGGAGAGCTTCGGCCTCGGCGGCTACTACCGGACGCCGATCGAAGAGGCCCTTCCGGTCACGATGGAGGTCAAGCAGAAGATCGAGATCCCGAGCCTCGCCGTGGTCCTCTCCATCGACCGGTCGGGCTCGATGGCCATGTCGACGGAGGACAAGGTCACGAAGCTGGACGTCGCCAAAGAGGCGGCCCACCTGGTGGTGGACCTCCTGGACGAGCGGAACGAAGTCGGGGTGATGAGCTGGGACACCGAGTTCCTCTGGGACGCGCCCATACAGTCGGCGCGGAACAGGGCGGGCATCCACCACGCGATCGCCACGATCAAGGCGGGCGGTGGGACCGACGGCTACCCCGCGCTGAAGGAGAGCTCCCGCGTCCTCGTCGAGCGCGACGGGCTCCTCAAGCACGTGATCTTCCTCTCGGATGGCCAGATGACCCGCGGGGACTTCGCGGGGCTCATCCGCCGAATGGCCAAAGACAAGATCACGGTCTCCACGGTCGCGATCGGCAAGGATGCGGACGTTCAGCTGATGTTCGACATCGCGAAGTGGGGCCGCGGCCGCTTCTACTACACCGAGGATACCCACACCATCCCGCGGATCTTCACGCTGGAGACGCAGCTGGTGTCGAAGGCCTCGCTCATCGAGCAACCGTTCCGCCCCGCGGTCGCCGGCAGCTCCCACGAGGCCATCCAGGAGGTCAACTGGCGCAGCGTGCCGCCGCTGGGGGGCTACGTGGCGACCACGCTCAAGGGTACCGCGGAGTTGCTCCTCATGACCCCCCAGGAGGACCCGCTCCTGGCGGTGTGGCGGTACGGGCTGGGTCGCACGGCCGCCTTCACGTCGGACGCGAAGTCCAAGTGGGCCGTGCTCTGGCTCCGATGGCAGGAGTTCAACAAGTTCTGGGCCCAGCTGACCCGCTGGACGCTCCGCACCGCGAGCCGGAGCGACACCATCGCCACGGTGGAGCGCCGCCACGGGATGGGCGAGGTGAGCGTGGAGGCGATCGACGCCCGGGGCGACTTCATCAACTTCCTCGACTCCCAGGTGGGCGTCGTCACCCCCGACAAGCAGCAGGCCGTCGTCGAGCTCGAGCAGGTGGCGCCGGGGCGGTACCGCGGGCGCTTCGCGGCCCCCCATGAAGGGGTCTACCTCGTCGGGATGGTCCAGCGCCGCGACGAGCAGGTGGTCGGCTCCCAGCTCGCGGGCCTCGTGGTACCCTATGCACAGGAGTTCAGGGACCTCGGGGTGGACGAGAGCATGCTCCGCGAGCTGAGCGAGATCACGGGAGGTGGCGCCCTGAGCGAGCCCAAAGACGTCTTCCTCCAGGCGCGCCGGCACTCCCGGCTCACGCTGGAGCTCTGGCCGTGGTTGGTGGGGGCGGTGGCCGTAATGCTCCTCCCGGAGATCGCGCTGAGACGACTGGGTCCCGGCCGCCTGGGTGTGCTCGTGAACCGCCTGCTCGGCCGGCGGGCCAAGGGAGGGACTCGGAGTGCGGCGTGA
- a CDS encoding tetratricopeptide repeat protein, with protein sequence MRREGRSSVVRAWTGTLALIVCALSVQAAAAVKPRTVLILPYQAQLSGDEEWLGEGVTYVLSQALAQHPAFIQVDRSRLARLGAPHIWGEAAILNATRSLKADLAFFGDIQRASGEIVFRPRYLEPRVSPEARTLEPLSVPADKLLDQLAGIPLAYFRVLRVQLTDAEISRIEKVSRPTASLRAFETFVRGRIASMRGTQQGHETAADLFSKAVELDPSFVVAQYSLGVVHQALGNRWKAAAQFRASTQLDPTYPEPFKALGDLFLSAPRRLFDQAVEAYQKALELRPFYADAHVGLGDAKAAKGDVDAAVAAYQRALVYNPVNPRVHLSLGKIYYNEKGLYYEAVAAFKKAIELDPEFLEARMGLGEVYEDKGLYQDAIAEYRKVVETEARHTGALYNLALVYEKVDAREAIAHWERYIAVASQIPSEKDWVDVARQHLKKLKSRLDNP encoded by the coding sequence GTGCGGCGTGAGGGTCGCAGTTCCGTAGTCCGCGCGTGGACGGGCACCCTCGCCCTGATCGTCTGCGCCCTGTCCGTTCAGGCGGCCGCCGCGGTGAAGCCGCGCACCGTCCTGATCCTTCCCTACCAGGCCCAGCTTTCCGGCGACGAGGAATGGCTCGGAGAAGGTGTGACCTATGTGCTCTCCCAGGCCCTGGCCCAGCATCCCGCCTTCATCCAGGTGGATCGGAGCCGGCTCGCCCGGCTCGGCGCCCCCCACATCTGGGGTGAAGCGGCGATCCTCAACGCGACCCGAAGCCTGAAAGCCGACCTCGCGTTCTTCGGGGACATCCAGCGGGCGTCCGGGGAGATCGTGTTCCGGCCCCGCTACCTGGAGCCGCGGGTGAGCCCGGAGGCGCGGACCCTCGAGCCCCTCAGCGTCCCGGCGGACAAGCTGCTCGATCAGCTCGCCGGCATTCCGCTCGCCTATTTCCGGGTCCTTCGCGTTCAGCTGACCGACGCGGAAATTTCCCGGATCGAGAAGGTCTCGCGTCCGACGGCCTCGCTCCGCGCCTTCGAGACGTTTGTCCGCGGCCGGATCGCCTCCATGCGAGGCACCCAGCAGGGGCATGAGACTGCGGCCGACCTCTTCTCGAAGGCGGTGGAGCTGGATCCGAGCTTCGTCGTCGCCCAGTACTCGCTCGGCGTCGTCCACCAGGCCCTCGGGAACCGCTGGAAGGCTGCGGCCCAGTTCCGCGCATCGACGCAGCTCGATCCGACCTATCCGGAACCCTTCAAGGCGCTCGGCGATCTCTTCCTCTCGGCGCCGCGGCGGCTCTTCGATCAGGCGGTGGAGGCCTACCAGAAGGCGCTCGAGCTCCGGCCGTTCTACGCCGACGCCCACGTGGGGCTGGGGGATGCGAAGGCCGCGAAGGGGGACGTGGACGCGGCGGTCGCCGCCTACCAGCGCGCGCTCGTCTACAACCCCGTCAACCCGCGGGTCCACCTGAGCCTCGGCAAGATCTACTACAACGAGAAGGGGCTCTACTACGAGGCGGTCGCCGCGTTCAAGAAGGCGATCGAGCTGGACCCGGAGTTTCTAGAGGCGCGCATGGGCCTCGGGGAGGTGTACGAGGACAAGGGGCTCTACCAGGACGCGATCGCCGAGTACCGGAAGGTGGTGGAGACGGAGGCCAGGCACACGGGCGCCCTCTACAACCTCGCCCTGGTCTACGAGAAGGTGGACGCCCGCGAGGCGATCGCTCACTGGGAGCGCTACATTGCGGTGGCGTCCCAGATCCCGTCGGAGAAAGACTGGGTGGACGTGGCGCGGCAGCACTTGAAGAAGCTGAAGAGCCGGCTGGACAACCCCTAG